In one window of Ovis aries strain OAR_USU_Benz2616 breed Rambouillet chromosome 3, ARS-UI_Ramb_v3.0, whole genome shotgun sequence DNA:
- the EID3 gene encoding EP300-interacting inhibitor of differentiation 3 has protein sequence MADENDSLRGADETRAQPVVTMPSSAYFLKQVEEEEEEEESLKVEVAAASDDESDTSSDDESDTSSDDLSWGKADIDPSLLERVDEEKCRSIRKQYRQLIYTVQQNRDDIVNTTSDTLTEALEEANVLFDAVSRTREAALDAQFLVLASDLGKEKAKQLNSDMSFFNQVAFCDFLFIFVGLNWMEDDGRDPLNNCDDNIALSFWETVQKEATSWMLQAETFHFLFGSFKPESAARKPRLNHRRKVQKMEENGDMPTKLRKLDLSGNQEATEKEVERILGLLQTYFRKYPDTPVSYFEFVIDPNSFSRTVENIFYVSFIIRDGFARIRLDQDRLPILEPININLAGEGNDPSFHCRKQGVISLSLQDWKNIVATFEISEAMITN, from the coding sequence ATGGCCGATGAAAATGATTCCCTGAGGGGAGCCGACGAGACAAGAGCGCAGCCGGTGGTGACCATGCCCAGTAGTGCGTACTTTCTGAagcaggtggaggaggaggaggaggaggaggaatctTTGAAGGTGGAAGTGGCAGCGGCGTCTGACGACGAATCTGATACTTCCTCTGACGACGAATCTGATACCTCCTCTGACGACCTGAGCTGGGGGAAGGCCGACATCGACCCCAGCCTGCTGGAGCGGGTGGATGAAGAGAAATGCCGGAGTATCCGCAAGCAGTACCGGCAGCTCATCTATACCGTCCAGCAGAACCGTGACGACATCGTGAACACGACGAGCGACACCTTAACCGAGGCTCTCGAGGAAGCCAATGTCCTGTTTGATGCAGTGAGTCGAACAAGAGAAGCGGCTCTCGACGCTCAGTTTCTTGTTTTGGCTTCTGATTTGggtaaagaaaaagcaaagcagcTGAACTCTGACATGAGCTTTTTTAATCAGGTGGCATTTTGTGACTTTCTGTTTATATTTGTGGGTCTAAATTGGATGGAAGATGACGGACGTGATCCGTTGAATAACTGTGACGATAACATAGCTCTTTCCTTCTGGGAGACAGTACAGAAGGAAGCGACATCGTGGATGTTACAAGCTGAAACATTCCACTTTCTTTTTGGTTCGTTCAAACCAGAGTCTGCGGCGCGAAAGCCGCGGCTTAATCACCGGAGAAAAGttcagaaaatggaagagaatggGGATATGCCTACAAAGCTGAGGAAGCTGGATCTGAGTGGCAATCAAGAAGCCACagaaaaagaagtagaaagaatCTTGGGATTGTTGCAAACGTACTTTCGAAAGTATCCTGATACTCCTGTGTCTTATTTTGAGTTTGTGATTGATCCAAACTCTTTCTCTCGTACTGTGGAGAATATATTTTACGTTTCTTTCATTATAAGGGATGGTTTTGCAAGAATAAGGCTTGACCAAGACAGGCTACCAATATTGGAGCCAATTAATATTAATCTAGCCGGTGAGGGAAATGATCCCAGTTTCCACTGCAGGAAACAGGGAGTTATATCTTTGAGTttacaagactggaaaaatatTGTGGCAACTTTCGAAATTTCAGAGGCTATGATCACAAACTAA